A stretch of Triticum aestivum cultivar Chinese Spring chromosome 1D, IWGSC CS RefSeq v2.1, whole genome shotgun sequence DNA encodes these proteins:
- the LOC123182663 gene encoding probable peptidyl-tRNA hydrolase 2 isoform X1: protein MAAPPRRNPNHGGKRKDEEPWLAAGIRPANFLPGLAIGFLLGLLLDLSSSWRPRFSLPSAPAPRGSKRAAAGSSAAPAPGEELKMVLVVRQDLKMGAGKIASQCAHAATGLYADLLASNRVLLRQWEQFGQAKIVLTCKNQQEMNRIKETAEHRGIPTFIVADAGRTQVVAGSKTVLAVGPGRKADIDSVTGKLRLL, encoded by the exons ATGGCTGCTCCGCCGCGGCGAAACCCCAACCACGGCGGCAAGAGGAAG GACGAGGAGCCGTGGCTCGCGGCGGGCATCCGCCCGGCCAACTTCCTCCCGGGCCTGGCCATCGGgttcctcctcggcctcctcctcgaccTCTCCTCCTCCTGGAGGCCGAGGTTCAGCCTCCCGTCTGCCCCGGCGCCACGGGGCTCCAAGCGGGCGGCCGCCGGTTCCTCCGCCGCCCCGGCACCAGGCGAAGAGCTCAAGATG GTTTTAGTAGTGCGTCAGGATCTTAAGATGGGGGCTGGGAAAATAGCGTCTCAATGTGCCC ATGCAGCAACTGGCTTGTACGCCGATCTGTTGGCAAG CAACCGGGTTCTTTTGAGACAATGGGAGCAGTTTGGACAAGCTAAGATTGTTCTGACATGCAAGAATCAACAGGAAAT GAACAGGATAAAGGAAACTGCAGAACACCGAGGTATCCCAACTTTTATTGTTGCAGATGCAGGCCGCACACAG GTAGTGGCTGGGTCTAAGACAGTTCTTGCAGTAGGGCCAG GGAGGAAAGCAGACATAGATTCAGTTACTGGGAAATTGCGCCTACTGTAA